A window of the Carassius gibelio isolate Cgi1373 ecotype wild population from Czech Republic chromosome B16, carGib1.2-hapl.c, whole genome shotgun sequence genome harbors these coding sequences:
- the LOC127974490 gene encoding neuronal pentraxin-1-like, which translates to MHPASSRKSEWLFSFFCAICLSVCAGTGMPGSDYTPHPRFICSPIPADADPGCFPTAGGPSGPGSGHQGGPGGSSSGWWGMSEEAKATILHLRESLVQQKETILDQRETIRELSAKLNLCEGLSHTSPHLAHHTHHTYPSAPDTGHLGLELGHYGDGVGGHHTGEAALSEKHVMGEIPASSSTPDQMNKMLQSLKQRLDNLQTRNTSSSHSSSLKDLLQRKISALEQQMQHHHPDHEEEEEDDREHDSHDDHSDSHDESHHSDPHDNNSHQDNEASEHGSERLSYDLQGLGEAQGGAHSKLDAVLSQLQHRLTDTGSRRISRPTEAFQIGFPMRTNYMYGRVKHTLLHEIFSFTLCLWMKAGIDPGLGTPFSYSVPGQANELVLIEWGNNPMELLVDDTAVSLALSVSDGKWHHVCVTWSARDGLWEAYQDGVKRGSGENLSPWHPIKPGGVFILGQEQDTLGGRFDATQAFVGEISDVQMWSHVLTPHDIYSLASCGGHMTGDIIAWAESEVELHGGVTKYPFDPCH; encoded by the exons ATGCATCCAGCAAGCTCAAGAAAGAGCGAGTGGCTTTTCTCCTTCTTCTGTGCCAtatgtctttctgtgtgtgctgGGACAGGCATGCCGGGTTCAGACTACACCCCTCATCCTCGCTTCATCTGCAGCCCTATTCCTGCTGATGCCGATCCCGGGTGTTTCCCCACAGCAGGCGGCCCCAGCGGCCCCGGATCCGGACACCAGGGCGGTCCCGGCGGGAGCAGCAGCGGCTGGTGGGGAATGTCCGAGGAGGCCAAAGCGACAATCCTGCACCTGCGGGAGAGTTTGGTGCAGCAGAAGGAAACCATCCTGGACCAGAGGGAGACCATCCGAGAGCTCTCCGCCAAACTGAACCTGTGCGAGGGCTTGAGCCACACATCCCCACACCTGGCCCATCACACCCACCACACCTACCCCTCGGCACCCGACACCGGACACCTCGGGCTGGAGCTGGGACACTATGGAGACGGGGTCGGAGGGCATCACACTGGGGAAGCTGCTCTGAGCGAGAAGCATGTGATGGGGGAGATTCCTGCATCCTCGTCCACACCGGACCAGATGAACAAGATGCTGCAGAGCCTCAAGCAGCGGCTGGACAACCTGCAG ACGAGAAACACCTCCAGCAGCCACTCCAGCTCCCTGAAGGACCTCCTGCAGAGGAAGATCAGCGCTCTGGAGCAACAGATGCAGCACCATCACCCCGAccacgaggaggaggaggaggatgacagAGAGCACGACAGCCATGACGACCACAGTGATTCACACGATGAGAGTCACCACAGTGATCCACATGACAACAACAGCCACCAGGACAACGAGGCGTCCGAGCATGGCTCTGAGAGGCTGTCGTATGACCTGCAGGGTCTCGGAGAAGCACAGGGAGGAGCACACAGTAAACTGGATGCGGTCCTCAGTCAGCTGCAGCACAGGCTCACTGACACGG GTTCTAGAAGGATCAGCAGACCCACGGAAGCTTTCCAGATCGGCTTCCCCATGAGGACCAACTACATGTACGGCCGTGTGAAGCACACGCTGCTGCACGAGATCTTCTCCTTCACGCTGTGTCTGTGGATGAAGGCTGGCATCGACCCGGGGCTCGGGACGCCCTTCTCTTACTCTGTGCCCGGACAGGCCAACGAGCTGGTGCTCATCGAGTGGGGAAACAACCCCATGGAGCTGCTGGTCGATGACACA gcAGTGTCTTTGGCGCTCTCGGTGAGTGATGGTAAATGGCACCACGTGTGTGTGACATGGTCGGCGCGAGACGGACTGTGGGAGGCCTATCAGGACGGAGTGAAGAGAGGCTCAGGGGAAAACCTCTCGCCCTGGCATCCCATCAAACCTGGAGGAGTCTTCATACTGGGACAGGAACAG GACACACTGGGGGGGCGCTTCGACGCCACGCAGGCGTTCGTTGGTGAGATCTCAGACGTTCAGATGTGGTCTCACGTTCTCACGCCGCACGACATCTACAGCCTGGCGTCATGTGGAGGTCACATGACCGGTGACATCATCGCCTGGGCGGAGTCAGAGGTGGAGCTGCACGGCGGGGTCACCAAATACCCCTTTGACCCCTGCCATTAA